A region of Ictidomys tridecemlineatus isolate mIctTri1 chromosome 4, mIctTri1.hap1, whole genome shotgun sequence DNA encodes the following proteins:
- the Igsf22 gene encoding immunoglobulin superfamily member 22 isoform X3, whose translation MTTIHHQQMLQEHVSMEFSSSTTHIQTFSQTTKIVGEEVMTRKSSSTVEFFSLVTRSSNIPAGESVPEFVEKPHPITLPEGDKAEFRARVQGNPKPNVSWKRESGIPIKESAKIFYDSINKEHVLKLEPLTSDDSDNYKCIASNDHADAIYTVSLLVTEGQEKLDFKKMLKKRAPPPPKKKQKVTDEKEMLEILSKVPKKDFEKVCMEYGFTDFRGLLKKLKGMKKKAEVEAIRILKPLEDIETKIDTTVTFECILELKDPNVKMIWIKDTEPLRIQYSLGKYDVKQMGTKYMLVITNVNMSDAGVYSLSVGDKRMSAQLTVLDEPLKILGDLKPLKVTERQTALFEVRLSKKEPNFVWKFNGKELKRDDKYEISVSEDGLTHTLKIKDARLSDSGEFSVQAGNLVQKAQLTIDRIPIKFVSTLKNARVKEKSRACLECELNSKDVTLRWKKDGQLLAHGSKYSMNHEGKRAELIIEDAQLSDGGEYTVVAMQNGDPTEYCSTATLTVEERLATVKSGMSDVHAATGSPAELCVVLNDEKVEGVWLKDGKEITDLPGVQIVKQGAVHKLIFPNMGPEYEGKYTFRAKGAESEASVFIADPPAIDPSILEALAAHPVTVKVGHTAHIKVPFRAKPLPKVTWYKDGMEVTEEERVSMERGEDQALLTISNCVREDSGLVLLKLKNDYGTATATLHLNVLDRPKPPQGRVEFLELSEPPGFASQPQVTDVTKETVTITWNAPTQDGGAPVLGYIVERRKKGSNLWVPVNKDPVQGTKYTVDGLLEDTEYEFRVIAVNKAGPGQPSMPSSSVVAKDPVKPPGLVQGLHVSDSSNSSISLGWQEPIEGDPPSGYILEMRAEDSKEWSKCTKIPISGTCYTVGGLTERQKYFFRIRAVNEAGVGEPVELDEGVRAMPPPAAPKFDLSARLKSHMVVRAGTALCIHAAFSGSPPPDVIWKKDGITTKGRETITKGKNHSQFLINSTKRSDSGVYRILLQNEFGEAHYDIHVHVTDFPRPPTNLQLFEEVPNTVTLTWNHSPDVQEDGDAHYVIMKRDASSPTWFTAAERVFSNKYTVTGLLPGRKYYFRVVARNEIGDSDPLDSKDTWLVNKDHIENLDTKLKPYQQKDWRHAPRFLTPLKPHMVLQGQDCTMTCAFLGNPRPTVTLYKGDVNITANSKFWYNSTSGVCTLVIPTCTLKDSGEYSVLVENELGKDRSSCTLTVYGKAPKSPSCQGQGCQAVISVWGPLINSLHLASTIFYLF comes from the exons ATGACGACCATTCACCACCAGCAGATGCTTCAGGAGCACGTGTCCATGGAGTTCTCCAGCTCCACCACCCACATACAGACCTTCTCCCAGACAACCAAGATCGTGGGAG AGGAAGTCATGACGAGGAAGTCCTCCAGCACAGTGGAGTTCTTCAGTTTGGTGACCCGGAGTTCCAACATCCCTGCCGGCGAGAGCGTCCCTGAGTTTGTGGAGAAACCTCACCCAATCACCTTACCTGAGG GGGATAAAGCTGAGTTCCGAGCACGGGTGCAGGGGAACCCCAAACCCAATGTCTCCTGGAAGAGGGAGAGTGGCATCCCCATCAAGGAGTCCGCCAAGATATTCTACGACAGCATTAACAAGGAGCACGTGCTAAAG CTGGAACCACTGACCTCAGATGACTCCGACAACTACAAGTGCATTGCAAGCAATGACCATGCAGATGCCATCTACACCGTGTCCCTGCTGGTAACAGAGG GTCAAGAAAAACTAGATTTCAAGAAGATGTTGAAGAAGAG GGCTCCTCCACCCCCCAAGAAGAAGCAGAAAGTGACAGATGAGAAAGAGATGCTGGAGATTTTGTCCAAGGTGCCCAAGAAAGACTTTGAAAAGGTCTGCATGGAGTATGGTTTCACTGACTTCCGGGGGCTGCTCAAGAAGCTCAAAGGGAtgaagaagaaagcagaagtggaG GCCATCCGGATTCTGAAGCCCCTGGAAGACATAGAGACCAAGATTGATACCACAGTAACCTTTGAGTGCATCCTAGAGCTGAAGGACCCCAATGTCAAGATGATATGGATCAAG GATACTGAGCCACTGAGGATCCAATACTCCCTGGGCAAGTATGATGTGAAGCAGATGGGCACCAAGTACATGCTGGTGATTACCAACGTAAACATGAGTGACGCCGGCGTCTACAGCCTGTCTGTGGGTGATAAGCGGATGAGTGCACAGCTCACAGTGCTGG ATGAGCCACTGAAGATCTTAGGAGATCTGAAGCCACTAAAGGTGACAGAGCGCCAGACAGCTTTGTTTGAGGTCCGTCTCTCAAAGAAAGAGCCCAACTTTGTGTGGAAGTTCAATGGGAAGGAGTTGAAGAGGGATGACAAATATGAAATCTCAGTGTCTGAGGATGGTCTGACCCACACACTTAAGATAAAGGATGCCAGACTCAGCGACAGTGGCGAGTTCTCTGTTCAAGCAGGGAACCTGGTACAGAAGGCTCAGCTCACTATTGACC GCATTCCCATAAAGTTTGTGAGCACTCTCAAAAATGCACGTGTGAAAGAGAAGAGTCGTGCATGTCTCGAGTGTGAGCTGAATTCCAAGGATGTGACACTGAGATGGAAGAAAGATGGGCAGCTGCTGGCACATGGCTCCAAGTATAGCATGAACCACGAGGGCAAGCGAGCAGAACTGATCATTGAGGATGCACAGCTCAGCGACGGTGGCGAGTACACTGTGGTGGCCATGCAGAATGGGGATCCCACTGAATACTGTAGTACAGCCACCCTCACTGTGGAAG AGCGCCTGGCCACAGTGAAGAGCGGGATGTCTGACGTTCACGCTGCCACCGGGAGCCCAGCGGAACTGTGCGTAGTGCTGAATGACGAGAAGGTGGAAGGCGTGTGGCTGAAGGATGGCAAGGAG ATCACTGACTTGCCGGGTGTGCAGATCGTGAAGCAGGGTGCAGTGCACAAGCTCATCTTCCCCAACATGGGCCCGGAGTATGAGGGCAAGTATACATTCCGAGCCAAGGGTGCCGAGAGTGAAGCCTCCGTATTCATCGCGG ATCCTCCTGCCATTGACCCGTCAATCCTGGAGGCACTAGCTGCACACCCTGTGACTGTGAAGGTAGGCCACACAGCCCACATAAAGGTGCCTTTTCGGGCAAAGCCACTGCCCAAAGTGACGTGGTACAAGGACGGCATGGAAGTTACGGAGGAGGAACGTGTGTCCATGGAGCGCGGGGAAGACCAGGCACTGCTCACCATCTCAAACTGCGTGCGTGAAGACAGTGGCCTGGTTCTGCTCAAGCTTAAGAATGACTACGGCACAGCCACAGCCACTCTGCACCTCAATGTGCTGG ACCGCCCCAAGCCTCCACAGGGCCGAGTGGAGTTCCTGGAGCTCTCCG AACCCCCAGGTTTTGCCTCCCAGCCTCAAGTGACTGATGTGACCAAAGAAACTGTGACCATCACATGGAATGCCCCTACACAGGATGGGGGAGCCCCAGTGCTTGGCTATATTGTGGAGCGAAGAAAGAAAGGCAGTAACTTGTGGGTACCAGTCAACAAGGACCCCGTACAGG GTACCAAGTATACCGTGGATGGTCTCCTGGAGGACACAGAATATGAATTCCGAGTGATAGCTGTGAATAAGGCAGGCCCTGGACAGCCCAGTATGCCATCCAGTTCAGTGGTAGCCAAGGATCCTGTTA AACCCCCAGGCTTGGTGCAGGGACTGCATGTGTCTGATTCATCCAACTCGAGTATTTCCCTGGGCTGGCAGGAGCCTATAGAAGGAGACCCACCCTCTGGCTATATCCTTGAGATGCGGGCTGAAGACAGCAAGGAGTGGTCCAAGTGCACAAAAATCCCCATCTCAGGCACCTGCTACACAGTGGGGGGCCTGACTGAGAGGCAGAAGTACTTCTTCCGCATCCGGGCTGTGAATGAAGCTGGGGTTGGGGAGCCTGTGGAGCTAGATGAAGGGGTTCGTGCCATGCCACCACCAG CTGCCCCAAAGTTTGACCTCAGTGCACGGCTGAAGAGTCACATGGTGGTTCGTGCTGGGACAGCTCTCTGCATCCATGCAGCCTTCTCT GGCTCACCACCACCCGATGTGATCTGGAAGAAAGATGGTATCACTACAAAGGGCCGGGAAACAATCACCAAAGGCAAAAACCATTCCCAATTCCTCATCAATAGCACCAAGCGCTCTGACTCAGGGGTGTATCGAATCTTGCTCCAGAATGAATTTGGAGAGGCACACTATGACATTCACGTGCATGTGACAG ATTTCCCCCGGCCTCCTACAAACCTACAACTGTTTGAGGAGGTCCCCAACACAGTGACTCTGACCTGGAACCACAGCCCTGACGTGCAGGAAGATGGTGATGCACACTATGTCATCATGAAGCGGGATGCCAGCAGTCCCACATGGTTCACGGCAGCTGAGCGTGTCTTCAGCAACAAATACACAGTGACAGGGCTGCTCCCAGGCAGAAAGTACTATTTCAGAGTGGTAGCCAGGAATGAAATTGGTGACAGTGATCCACTGGACTCCAAGGATACCTGGCTCGTCAATAAGGACCACA TTGAAAACCTGGACACCAAGCTGAAGCCATACCAGCAGAAGGACTGGCGCCACGCACCTCGTTTCCTGACTCCGCTCAAGCCACACATGGTGCTCCAAGGCCAGGATTGCACCATGACCTGCGCCTTCCTTGGGAACCCACGGCCCACAGTGACCCTCTACAAGGGCGATGTCAACATCACGGCCAACTCCAAGTTCTGGTACAACTCCACGAGTGGAGTATGCACCCTTGTCATTCCCACCTGCACACTAAAAGACAGTGGGGAGTACAGCGTGCTGGTGGAGAATGAACTTGGCAAGGACCGCAGCAGCTGCACACTTACCGTCTATGGTAAGGCCCCGAAGAGTCCATCCTGTCAGGGGCAGGGGTGCCAAGCAGTTATTTCAGTTTGGGGGCCATTAATCAACTCTCTTCATTTGGCTAgcaccattttttatttattctaa
- the Igsf22 gene encoding immunoglobulin superfamily member 22 isoform X1, with translation MTTIHHQQMLQEHVSMEFSSSTTHIQTFSQTTKIVGEEVMTRKSSSTVEFFSLVTRSSNIPAGESVPEFVEKPHPITLPEGDKAEFRARVQGNPKPNVSWKRESGIPIKESAKIFYDSINKEHVLKLEPLTSDDSDNYKCIASNDHADAIYTVSLLVTEGQEKLDFKKMLKKRAPPPPKKKQKVTDEKEMLEILSKVPKKDFEKVCMEYGFTDFRGLLKKLKGMKKKAEVEAIRILKPLEDIETKIDTTVTFECILELKDPNVKMIWIKDTEPLRIQYSLGKYDVKQMGTKYMLVITNVNMSDAGVYSLSVGDKRMSAQLTVLDEPLKILGDLKPLKVTERQTALFEVRLSKKEPNFVWKFNGKELKRDDKYEISVSEDGLTHTLKIKDARLSDSGEFSVQAGNLVQKAQLTIDRIPIKFVSTLKNARVKEKSRACLECELNSKDVTLRWKKDGQLLAHGSKYSMNHEGKRAELIIEDAQLSDGGEYTVVAMQNGDPTEYCSTATLTVEERLATVKSGMSDVHAATGSPAELCVVLNDEKVEGVWLKDGKEITDLPGVQIVKQGAVHKLIFPNMGPEYEGKYTFRAKGAESEASVFIADPPAIDPSILEALAAHPVTVKVGHTAHIKVPFRAKPLPKVTWYKDGMEVTEEERVSMERGEDQALLTISNCVREDSGLVLLKLKNDYGTATATLHLNVLDRPKPPQGRVEFLELSGNCVHMKWKAPKDNGGRPVTQFIVERRAVGKKSWIKIGEVDGKVTNFSTNKVEEGKAYQFRILAVNSEGVSDPLETDEVFAGNPIEPPGFASQPQVTDVTKETVTITWNAPTQDGGAPVLGYIVERRKKGSNLWVPVNKDPVQGTKYTVDGLLEDTEYEFRVIAVNKAGPGQPSMPSSSVVAKDPVKPPGLVQGLHVSDSSNSSISLGWQEPIEGDPPSGYILEMRAEDSKEWSKCTKIPISGTCYTVGGLTERQKYFFRIRAVNEAGVGEPVELDEGVRAMPPPAAPKFDLSARLKSHMVVRAGTALCIHAAFSGSPPPDVIWKKDGITTKGRETITKGKNHSQFLINSTKRSDSGVYRILLQNEFGEAHYDIHVHVTDFPRPPTNLQLFEEVPNTVTLTWNHSPDVQEDGDAHYVIMKRDASSPTWFTAAERVFSNKYTVTGLLPGRKYYFRVVARNEIGDSDPLDSKDTWLVNKDHIENLDTKLKPYQQKDWRHAPRFLTPLKPHMVLQGQDCTMTCAFLGNPRPTVTLYKGDVNITANSKFWYNSTSGVCTLVIPTCTLKDSGEYSVLVENELGKDRSSCTLTVYGKAPKSPSCQGQGCQAVISVWGPLINSLHLASTIFYLF, from the exons ATGACGACCATTCACCACCAGCAGATGCTTCAGGAGCACGTGTCCATGGAGTTCTCCAGCTCCACCACCCACATACAGACCTTCTCCCAGACAACCAAGATCGTGGGAG AGGAAGTCATGACGAGGAAGTCCTCCAGCACAGTGGAGTTCTTCAGTTTGGTGACCCGGAGTTCCAACATCCCTGCCGGCGAGAGCGTCCCTGAGTTTGTGGAGAAACCTCACCCAATCACCTTACCTGAGG GGGATAAAGCTGAGTTCCGAGCACGGGTGCAGGGGAACCCCAAACCCAATGTCTCCTGGAAGAGGGAGAGTGGCATCCCCATCAAGGAGTCCGCCAAGATATTCTACGACAGCATTAACAAGGAGCACGTGCTAAAG CTGGAACCACTGACCTCAGATGACTCCGACAACTACAAGTGCATTGCAAGCAATGACCATGCAGATGCCATCTACACCGTGTCCCTGCTGGTAACAGAGG GTCAAGAAAAACTAGATTTCAAGAAGATGTTGAAGAAGAG GGCTCCTCCACCCCCCAAGAAGAAGCAGAAAGTGACAGATGAGAAAGAGATGCTGGAGATTTTGTCCAAGGTGCCCAAGAAAGACTTTGAAAAGGTCTGCATGGAGTATGGTTTCACTGACTTCCGGGGGCTGCTCAAGAAGCTCAAAGGGAtgaagaagaaagcagaagtggaG GCCATCCGGATTCTGAAGCCCCTGGAAGACATAGAGACCAAGATTGATACCACAGTAACCTTTGAGTGCATCCTAGAGCTGAAGGACCCCAATGTCAAGATGATATGGATCAAG GATACTGAGCCACTGAGGATCCAATACTCCCTGGGCAAGTATGATGTGAAGCAGATGGGCACCAAGTACATGCTGGTGATTACCAACGTAAACATGAGTGACGCCGGCGTCTACAGCCTGTCTGTGGGTGATAAGCGGATGAGTGCACAGCTCACAGTGCTGG ATGAGCCACTGAAGATCTTAGGAGATCTGAAGCCACTAAAGGTGACAGAGCGCCAGACAGCTTTGTTTGAGGTCCGTCTCTCAAAGAAAGAGCCCAACTTTGTGTGGAAGTTCAATGGGAAGGAGTTGAAGAGGGATGACAAATATGAAATCTCAGTGTCTGAGGATGGTCTGACCCACACACTTAAGATAAAGGATGCCAGACTCAGCGACAGTGGCGAGTTCTCTGTTCAAGCAGGGAACCTGGTACAGAAGGCTCAGCTCACTATTGACC GCATTCCCATAAAGTTTGTGAGCACTCTCAAAAATGCACGTGTGAAAGAGAAGAGTCGTGCATGTCTCGAGTGTGAGCTGAATTCCAAGGATGTGACACTGAGATGGAAGAAAGATGGGCAGCTGCTGGCACATGGCTCCAAGTATAGCATGAACCACGAGGGCAAGCGAGCAGAACTGATCATTGAGGATGCACAGCTCAGCGACGGTGGCGAGTACACTGTGGTGGCCATGCAGAATGGGGATCCCACTGAATACTGTAGTACAGCCACCCTCACTGTGGAAG AGCGCCTGGCCACAGTGAAGAGCGGGATGTCTGACGTTCACGCTGCCACCGGGAGCCCAGCGGAACTGTGCGTAGTGCTGAATGACGAGAAGGTGGAAGGCGTGTGGCTGAAGGATGGCAAGGAG ATCACTGACTTGCCGGGTGTGCAGATCGTGAAGCAGGGTGCAGTGCACAAGCTCATCTTCCCCAACATGGGCCCGGAGTATGAGGGCAAGTATACATTCCGAGCCAAGGGTGCCGAGAGTGAAGCCTCCGTATTCATCGCGG ATCCTCCTGCCATTGACCCGTCAATCCTGGAGGCACTAGCTGCACACCCTGTGACTGTGAAGGTAGGCCACACAGCCCACATAAAGGTGCCTTTTCGGGCAAAGCCACTGCCCAAAGTGACGTGGTACAAGGACGGCATGGAAGTTACGGAGGAGGAACGTGTGTCCATGGAGCGCGGGGAAGACCAGGCACTGCTCACCATCTCAAACTGCGTGCGTGAAGACAGTGGCCTGGTTCTGCTCAAGCTTAAGAATGACTACGGCACAGCCACAGCCACTCTGCACCTCAATGTGCTGG ACCGCCCCAAGCCTCCACAGGGCCGAGTGGAGTTCCTGGAGCTCTCCGGTAATTGTGTGCACATGAAGTGGAAGGCCCCTAAGGACAACGGAGGACGACCTGTGACACAGTTCATAGTGGAACGGAGGGCAGTTGGCAAGAAATCCTGGATTAAGATAGGCGAGGTGGATGGCAAAGTCACCAACTTCTCCACCAATAAGGTGGAAGAGGGAAAAGCCTACCAGTTCCGTATCCTGGCAGTCAATTCAGAGGGTGTGAGTGACCCCCTGGAGACTGACGAAGTATTTGCAGGAAATCCCATAG AACCCCCAGGTTTTGCCTCCCAGCCTCAAGTGACTGATGTGACCAAAGAAACTGTGACCATCACATGGAATGCCCCTACACAGGATGGGGGAGCCCCAGTGCTTGGCTATATTGTGGAGCGAAGAAAGAAAGGCAGTAACTTGTGGGTACCAGTCAACAAGGACCCCGTACAGG GTACCAAGTATACCGTGGATGGTCTCCTGGAGGACACAGAATATGAATTCCGAGTGATAGCTGTGAATAAGGCAGGCCCTGGACAGCCCAGTATGCCATCCAGTTCAGTGGTAGCCAAGGATCCTGTTA AACCCCCAGGCTTGGTGCAGGGACTGCATGTGTCTGATTCATCCAACTCGAGTATTTCCCTGGGCTGGCAGGAGCCTATAGAAGGAGACCCACCCTCTGGCTATATCCTTGAGATGCGGGCTGAAGACAGCAAGGAGTGGTCCAAGTGCACAAAAATCCCCATCTCAGGCACCTGCTACACAGTGGGGGGCCTGACTGAGAGGCAGAAGTACTTCTTCCGCATCCGGGCTGTGAATGAAGCTGGGGTTGGGGAGCCTGTGGAGCTAGATGAAGGGGTTCGTGCCATGCCACCACCAG CTGCCCCAAAGTTTGACCTCAGTGCACGGCTGAAGAGTCACATGGTGGTTCGTGCTGGGACAGCTCTCTGCATCCATGCAGCCTTCTCT GGCTCACCACCACCCGATGTGATCTGGAAGAAAGATGGTATCACTACAAAGGGCCGGGAAACAATCACCAAAGGCAAAAACCATTCCCAATTCCTCATCAATAGCACCAAGCGCTCTGACTCAGGGGTGTATCGAATCTTGCTCCAGAATGAATTTGGAGAGGCACACTATGACATTCACGTGCATGTGACAG ATTTCCCCCGGCCTCCTACAAACCTACAACTGTTTGAGGAGGTCCCCAACACAGTGACTCTGACCTGGAACCACAGCCCTGACGTGCAGGAAGATGGTGATGCACACTATGTCATCATGAAGCGGGATGCCAGCAGTCCCACATGGTTCACGGCAGCTGAGCGTGTCTTCAGCAACAAATACACAGTGACAGGGCTGCTCCCAGGCAGAAAGTACTATTTCAGAGTGGTAGCCAGGAATGAAATTGGTGACAGTGATCCACTGGACTCCAAGGATACCTGGCTCGTCAATAAGGACCACA TTGAAAACCTGGACACCAAGCTGAAGCCATACCAGCAGAAGGACTGGCGCCACGCACCTCGTTTCCTGACTCCGCTCAAGCCACACATGGTGCTCCAAGGCCAGGATTGCACCATGACCTGCGCCTTCCTTGGGAACCCACGGCCCACAGTGACCCTCTACAAGGGCGATGTCAACATCACGGCCAACTCCAAGTTCTGGTACAACTCCACGAGTGGAGTATGCACCCTTGTCATTCCCACCTGCACACTAAAAGACAGTGGGGAGTACAGCGTGCTGGTGGAGAATGAACTTGGCAAGGACCGCAGCAGCTGCACACTTACCGTCTATGGTAAGGCCCCGAAGAGTCCATCCTGTCAGGGGCAGGGGTGCCAAGCAGTTATTTCAGTTTGGGGGCCATTAATCAACTCTCTTCATTTGGCTAgcaccattttttatttattctaa